Proteins encoded by one window of Haliotis asinina isolate JCU_RB_2024 chromosome 6, JCU_Hal_asi_v2, whole genome shotgun sequence:
- the LOC137287922 gene encoding centrosomal protein of 97 kDa-like gives MADEDDEGGVLDFTNYGLKKFDIPEGLHPSGLILDQNSISKIENVDHLQDLQQLSLASNHLVRMVGVSSFIHLTVLRLSNNSIVNIEGLADLVYLSWLDLSGNSIKVIENLKNNVLLRHLDLSDNNIAVIGDLSPLSVLKTLLLHGNILSSLKPVPSCVPPSVRVLSLESNDLCDLSEVCYLASLPDLDQLSLANNLCVLMNALTQYPSLQATAALYYQLYH, from the exons ATGGCGGACGAAG ATGATGAAGGTGGTGTTCTGGACTTCACTAATTATGGATTAAAGAAATTTGACATACCGGAGGGCTTACATCCCAGTGGACTAATTCTTGATCAGAACAGCATCTCGAAAATAGAAAATGTGGACCACTTGCAGGACTTACAACAG CTGTCCTTAGCATCCAATCACCTGGTTCGCATGGTGGGGGTGTCCTCTTTCATCCACCTCACTGTACTGCGACTCTCCAACAACAGCATTGTCAACATTGAAG gACTCGCAGACCTGGTATACCTGTCATGGCTGGATCTCAGTGGCAACAGTATAAAG GTTATTGAGAATTTGAAGAATAACGTCCTGCTGCGCCATTTGGATTTGTCTGACaacaacattgctgtcataGGGGACTTATCTCCCCTGTCTGTTCTCAAG ACTCTTTTGCTTCATGGTAATATCCTTTCAAGTCTGAAGCCTGTTCCTAGTTGTGTTCCACCATCAGtcagagttctctcccttgagAGTAATGACCTGTGTGACCTCAGTGAG GTGTGCTACCTGGCCAGCCTCCCCGACCTGGATCAGCTGTCTCTGGCCAACAACCTGTGTGTCCTGATGAATGCACTGACACAATATCCTTCTTTGCAAGCTACAGCTGCTCTATACTACCAACTTTATCATTAA
- the LOC137286882 gene encoding large ribosomal subunit protein eL24-like encodes MKIELCSYSGYKIYPGHGKKMVKADGRVFQFLNKKCERSHNMKRNPREINWTVLYRRKHKKGQTEEVSKKRTRKTAKFQRAITGATLNDIMAKRNQKPEVRKAQREQAIRAYKEKQKSKDSQKKASKPVAPKGGKQAKASKNMPKSKPIVGGKR; translated from the exons ATGAA GATCGAACTCTGTTCGTACAGTGGATACAAAATATACCCAGGCCATGGGAAGAAAATGGTCAAGGCTGATGGCAGG GTGTTCCAGTTTCTTAACAAGAAATGTGAACGTTCCCACAACATGAAGCGCAACCCTCGTGAGATCAACTGGACAGTGCTGTACAGGAGAAAGCACAAGAAGGGTCAGACAGAAGAGGTTTCCAAGAAGAGGACCCGAAAGACCGCCAAGTTCCAGCGAGCCATCACTGGTGCCACCCTCAATGACATCATGGCTAAGAGGAATCAGAAGCCTGAGGTCAGGAAGGCACAGAGAGAGCAGGCCATTAG GGCATACAAGGAGAAGCAGAAGTCCAAGGACAGTCAGAAAAAGGCTTCCAAG CCTGTTGCACCCAAGGGAGGAAAACAAGCCAAGGCTTCTAAGAACATGCCCAAATCTAAACCTATTGTTGGTGGCAAACGCTAA
- the LOC137287923 gene encoding uncharacterized protein, protein MADGSRVMADEGEEDADETVEELENTILGLCSDVQPRTHMVEASGVGGTSKDLAGSQERSLLNNLSPIKRAEQEVAVVTPLTHSWMGTAQSTPITDTAHCPVYSNSRRGLLYPSGPDLQMRVEDGDSFTSYENIYDDGKTYEELLLEVSQICGGSVVRESNDTGTNISRINVGEIVSASEKPPTGNALELSCVPDIGDEKYFAQTLTSSAMSGRFTGVQKSRHVFDESTAEIDPEPSTDILGLDKFICSDLDEEDNDDSVDEDNATVISTYTVLNTSDASIHNSVVSTDPVSQGLLQINNNECLKETRCNSALNMVRSLSHSRSSVDSKESGELSDTLLESDDCGSPEATPVKTVPFSMRKRKRRLLTTDSDREEGELTLTTTDASASEVEELAEAEEELGATLVQTTSVQDILTDDIPSTAKSEPHGVVAEPAERPCEKDGEVVASSEVSEESKEALGAAVEEDAIWMTETTIEELNASTAVPRVNETEMAEASPKFPKPSGNVSEALPSTEALKTFTDQPEVKDGAGHGAKPKSKGQTVLPPQNILCDENVLSLTEDDDDLSKKKNVKSLMSGKCAQGKQGKSSAFESFEDSMISEMCEKLMKEKDLTNLGSFVVIDSPEKNVDESFVVVSENAVSASSDTIDKDVKKDTVIVKTKELCNNVSEAEGTTKISSTNIVKAMPKDSPVSAVKQGILYSPITAPETKKTCSKSEARIWPTEQTKKTCTKPGAKISPTDQNVLEYETGLMKSVRLKWSSRGIHRPDENLTYSSWVRRTQTSRKVEPTFILEGNSREPPLFRRRSVPNSKLSENSSRPGSPERKKPRIGGTPGKANGDSAKSIKSVLQKQLMEIQVEENRMANVMTMQREAFLGEMRLKHGKMFQALRTQQNLERRQHIATWKGYISQALLEYQLMQLKQEHMLQVKQLETVNRMELQRGMNVINQKGQAQAKRFQSLKLPALQSIKNLEENTASGAQMDEAHTTVNLCKGPFHPGGGERNMVKVCLPVDVAAFMIREDEVYDSNYEYS, encoded by the coding sequence ATGGCTGACGGCAGCAGAGTGATGGCAGATGAAGGAGAGGAAGATGCTGATGAAACAGTGGAGGAACTGGAGAACACCATCCTAGGCTTGTGTTCAGATGTACAGCCGAGGACTCACATGGTTGAAGCATCGGGGGTTGGTGGAACCTCCAAAGACTTGGCAGGTAGCCAGGAAAGGAGTCTGTTGAACAACTTGAGTCCTATCAAGAGAGCTGAGCAGGAGGTGGCAGTTGTGACCCCCTTGACCCACAGCTGGATGGGCACAGCTCAGAGCACGCCCATTACTGATACAGCTCACTGTCCAGTATACAGTAACAGCAGGAGAGGCCTGTTGTATCCTTCGGGACCTGACCTCCAGATGCGAGTAGAGGATGGCGACAGCTTCACCTCATATGAGAACATCTATGACGATGGGAAAACGTATGAAGAACTTTTGTTAGAGGTGTCCCAAATTTGTGGTGGATCTGTGGTCAGAGAAAGCAATGACACTGGGACAAACATCAGCCGCATTAATGTAGGAGAGATTGTGTCAGCTTCAGAAAAGCCACCAACTGGTAATGCACTAGAATTGTCTTGTGTTCCTGACATTGGTGATGAGAAGTACTTTGCACAGACCTTGACATCTTCAGCCATGTCGGGACGCTTCACAGGGGTTCAGAAGAGTAGGCATGTGTTTGATGAGAGCACTGCGGAGATTGATCCTGAACCAAGTACCGACATCTTGGGACTGGATAAGTTCATCTGCAGTGATCTTGATGAGGAGGATAATGATGATTCTGTTGATGAGGACAATGCTACAGTAATATCTACATATACTGTTTTAAATACAAGTGATGCTTCCATTCATAATTCTGTAGTCAGTACAGACCCCGTCAGTCAAGGTTTGCTGCAAATCAACAATAATGAGTGCTTAAAGGAAACAAGATGCAATTCAGCATTGAATATGGTTAGAAGTTTGTCACACTCCAGAAGTAGTGTTGATAGCAAAGAATCTGGAGAGCTAAGTGATACACTTCTTGAAAGTGATGATTGTGGATCACCAGAGGCTACTCCTGTGAAGACAGTACCTTTCAGTATGAGGAAACGAAAACGGAGACTGCTTACAACTGATAGTGACAGGGAGGAGGGGGAGTTGACCTTAACAACCACTGATGCATCAGCTAGTGAAGTGGAAGAGTTGGCCGAAGCAGAGGAGGAACTTGGTGCAACTCTTGTTCAGACAACCAGTGTACAAGACATTTTGACAGATGACATTCCATCAACTGCCAAGTCTGAACCTCATGGAGTTGTTGCTGAACCTGCAGAACGTCCTTGTGAAAAGGATGGAGAAGTTGTTGCTTCTTCAGAGGTGTCTGAAGAATCAAAGGAGGCACTTGGAGCAGCAGTTGAAGAGGATGCAATATGGATGACTGAAACAACAATAGAGGAACTTAATGCATCAACAGCTGTACCTCGAGTAAATGAAACAGAGATGGCTGAAGCATCACCAAAATTTCCTAAACCATCAGGAAATGTGTCTGAAGCATTACCATCTACTGAGGCACTTAAGACTTTCACAGACCAACCTGAAGTGAAGGATGGAGCTGGACATGGTGCTAAACCTAAATCCAAAGGTCAAACTGTGCTTCCTCCCCAAAATATTCTGTGTGATGAGAATGTATTGTCCCTAACAGAAGACGATGATGATCTGAGCAAGAAGAAGAATGTAAAATCACTGATGTCAGGTAAATGTGCTCAGGGGAAACAGGGAAAGTCTTCTGCTTTTGAATCATTTGAAGATTCTATGATTTCTGAGATGTGTGAGAAGTTGATGAAGGAAAAAGATTTGACCAATTTGGGGAGCTTTGTAGTCATCGATAGCCCAGAGAAAAATGTCGATGaaagttttgttgttgttagtgAAAATGCTGTATCTGCTTCAAGTGATACCATTGATAAAGATGTCAAGAAAGACACAGTGATTGTAAAGACCAAAGAACTTTGTAACAATGTGTCGGAAGCAGAAGGAACAACTAAAATAAGCAGCACCAACATTGTGAAGGCCATGCCCAAAGACAGTCCAGTTTCAGCTGTGAAACAAGGCATCCTTTACAGCCCAATAACTGCACCTGAAACAAAAAAGACTTGTTCTAAATCAGAGGCAAGGATTTGGCCTACAGAGCAAACGAAAAAGACTTGTACTAAACCAGGGGCAAAGATTTCTCCTACAGATCAAAATGTTCTTGAATATGAAACTGGGTTAATGAAAAGTGTGCGGCTTAAGTGGAGTAGTCGGGGCATTCATAGACCTGATGAGAATCTTACTTACAGCTCCTGGGTAAGGAGAACACAAACCAGTAGAAAAGTGGAGCCAACATTCATCTTGGAGGGCAACAGCAGAGAGCCACCTCTGTTCAGAAGGAGGTCTGTTCCAAATTCCAAGCTTTCTGAGAACTCATCAAGACCTGGTTCTCCAGAACGAAAGAAACCACGAATAGGTGGCACTCCAGGTAAGGCCAATGGAGATAGTGCAAAGAGCATTAAATCTGTGCTACAGAAACAGCTGATGGAAATACAAGTGGAGGAGAACAGGATGGCGAATGTGATGACCATGCAACGAGAAGCATTTCTGGGTGAAATGAGGTTGAAGCATGGTAAGATGTTCCAAGCACTCCGTACACAGCAGAACCTGGAGAGACGGCAGCACATAGCTACTTGGAAGGGCTACATCAGCCAAGCTCTGTTGGAGTACCAACTGATGCAGCTGAAGCAGGAGCATATGTTACAGGTGAAACAGCTGGAGACAGTCAACCGCATGGAGCTGCAGAGGGGCATGAACGTCATCAACCAAAAGGGGCAAGCCCAGGCAAAACGTTTTCAGTCTTTGAAACTCCCAGCTTTGCAGTCGATAAAGAACTTAGAGGAAAACACTGCTAGTGGTGCACAGATGGATGAGGCTCACACCACAGTGAATCTGTGCAAGGGTCCATTTCACCCTGGTGGTGGTGAGAGGAATATGGTGAAGGTGTGTCTGCCTGTGGATGTTGCAGCGTTTATGATCAGGGAGGATGAGGTCTATGACTCTAACTATGAATATTCGTAA